The genomic DNA TGAAGGATGCCGAAGTCAAAGACCAGCGCCGCGCGACGGCTCCTGCGCGCGATGCCGTGCAAAACGCGAGTGGCGCAATTGAATTTTCGGCGCGCCTCGATTGGGACGGTGCGCGTGAACCGGCGGCGGCGCGCGGCGCTGCGCCTGCCGCAGCGCGTCCGGTACGAGGCGCCAACATGCGAGGTTTGAAATGAGTACGACGCTTACGGGCCGCCTCGGCCCGATCAATCGAGGCAACACACAGCGGCATGAAGCAGCGGACTCTCTCGCGCTGTTCGCATCGCTGCGTGCCTGGCACATGCGAAGTCCGTTGATGTTCCGGCTTCTCGTCGCGAGTCTGATCGCAATCGCGACGTTTGCGATCGCGGGGAACGCGTGGATCGCCGCGGACTTCATGGGCGCGCGCGCAACGAGGGCGCTGGTCGACGAGACGCAACGGCGCCTCGATAGCGCACAGCGTGCTGTCGGCGAACTGCCGGCGTTGCGTGCATTGGCCGGCGCAGAAAGTTTGACGGGCCCGGCCCGGGCGTCTGGCAGCGGTGCATCGACCGATGACGTGCGCATCGTGTCGCAACTGGCCGCGCGCGGCGGCATGACGTTGCTTGCGCTCGAACCGGGCGCGGTAACGGGCGCGGGCATCGATGCGATGCGCCCGTTGCGCATGACGGCGCTCGCGAGCTTCTCGCAATTGCTGGCCTTCATGCGCGCGTTGCCCAGCCTGCCGGTGTTGATCGTGCCGGGAGAGTTGCTTGTCAAGCAGACTGGCGAATCGGGAAGCCGCTTGTTGTCGGTCAGCGCGACGCTCAACGTATTCGATGCGCTTCGTCCGGCCGACCCGTTCGAAGGGTTGAACGACGGCCTGACGGCCGATGACGACGAAGATATCGTTTTTTACGACCCGTTCTCGCGTCCCTTGCAGCCTGATGCGCGCATACCCGAGTCGGACACGGTCGGGTTCCGCCTGGTCGGCCTTCTTTACGATCTTGCGCGTGGGCTAGGGCTCGTCGAAACGCCCGATGGCGAAGCAACGCTCGAGGCCGGGCAGCGTGTCGGTGCAGACAGCGTCGCGCGAGTCGATGGGTTCGGCATTACACTCGCTGCGCGCGATGGACGTGAGCACCGGTTGATGTTCGAGGAAGCGGTGCAATGAAGGCCGGTTATCGCGTGAAGTCGCTTTTGGTGTTGGCCGCGATGGCGAGTTCGGCCTCATATGCGTCGCTGCCGCCGCTGCCCGAGCCGATGCCGCTTGATGATGCGACTGCGGACGCAACCGCGCGGTATGGTGTGCCGCCGCTGCCGGGCCTTGCCTCCGAGCAGATGCACAATCCGTTCAATGACGCGGAATCTGCAGGTAGCGGTGAACTGGCGGAAGCCAATTCGTCCGGCACTGCATCGGCCGTGGCATATGACGACGAGCCTGCCCCGCGAAAAACCGCGTCAAACACCGAATCGTCGTCGCGCGCCGAGCTGCCGCGTACCGAAGACCAGCAGACCGCGCTCGAAGGGCCGCCCGTACCGCTCGCGCCGTTAACGAGGCTTACCCCCGCATCGACGCGTTCAACGGCCGACGGTCTGCCGCCCGACCGGCCCATCTCGCTGAACTTCCGGCAAGCGGAACTGGGTGCCGTATTGAATGCGTTCGCACAGTTCACCGGCCTCAATATCATTGCGAGCGGCAAGGCCCGCGCTACTGTTACGCTACATCTCGACAAAGTGCCGTGGCGCACCGCGTTCGATACGCTGCTCGACGTCAACGGGTTGGCGATGGAGCGGCGCGGCAACGTGATCTGGGTTGCGCCGCTTGCCGAACTCGCCGCGCGCGAGCGGCAGCGCTTCGAAGCACACGCGCGCGGCGCGGATCTCGAACCGCTCGCAAGCCGCACATTCGAACTGCACTATGCGCACGCGGAAGAAGTTCGCAAGATGCTGACCGGGTCGGGCAACCAGCGCGTGCTGTCGAAACGCGGCGCCGTGATCGCCGATCCGCGCACGAATCTGCTTTTCATCACCGATCTGCAGGCGCGTCTCGACGAGATCGCGCAGCTGGTCGAAGCGATCGATCAGCCGACGCGACAGGTGATGATCGAAGCGCGTATCGTCGAAGGCGAGCTTGGTTTTTCGCGCAATCTCGGCGTCAAGCTGTCAATGGCGGCCACAAGCGAGGACGGCTCGGCAATCGGCGTGACAGGCGGTAAGGAAGGGGCGATTCACGATCTGTCGGCGCGGCCGATTTCCGGCTTCGATGCGGCCACCGCGGGTTTGACGCTGTTCGCCGCGCGTGCCACGCGTCTGCTCAACGTCGAACTCAGTGCGCTCGAAGCGGAAGGGCGCGGGCAGATCGTGTCGAGTCCGCGAGTCGTCACCGCGGACCGAATGAAGGCGATCGTCGAACAGGGCACGGAACTGCCGTATCAGGCCAAGGTCGGCCAAGGCGTGTCGGGCGTGCAGTTTCGCCGTGCGAGCCTGAAACTCGAAGTCGAACCGCAAATCACGCCGGACGGCCGGGTCGTGCTCGACCTTGATGTCGCGAAAGACAGCGTCGGCGAGCAGACCGCATCGGGCCCGGCGATCAACACGAAACACGTGCAAACGCGGGTGCAGGTCGAGGATGGCGGAACGGTGTCGATCGGTGGCATCTACGAGACCGATGATCGCGACGATGTGACTCGCGTGCCGGTCCTGGGCAAAATACCGCTTTTAGGCGCGCTTTTTCGCCATCGCGCGCATCGGGACGCGCGTAGCGAACTGGTCGTTTTCATCACGCCGACCGTTGTGCAGATGAATTGACGCGCGAAAGGGCGCGTCGGGCCGCAGGCTCGACAAGCCAGCCGCTTTGCCAGTAAGCTGCGGCACGAACCCAACCGGATTGAATAAGAGGACACCGTTGCAAGCGCGGGACGCACACGCCAATGTATTTTTCGTAGGGCTCATGGGAGCGGGCAAGACGACCGTCGGCCGCGCCGTGGCGAGGCGGCTCGATCGTCCGTTTTTCGATTCCGATCACGAGATCGAGGAGCGCACGGGTGCCCGTATTCCGGTAATTTTCGAGCTCGAAGGCGAAGCCGGTTTTCGCGAACGCGAAGCACAGGCGATCGAAGAACTGACGAGCCGCGAGGGAATTGTCCTCGCGACCGGCGGCGGCGCGATTCTTCGGCCCGAAAATCGCGAGGCGCTGCGCAATCGCGGGCTGGTCGTGTATCTGCGCGCGAATCCGCACGATTTATGGCTGCGCACGCGGCGCGACAAGAACCGCCCGCTGTTGCAGACTGAAGACCCGAAAGCGAAGCTCGAAGCGCTTTTCGAGGTGCGCGACCCGCTTTACCGCGAATGCGCGCACTTCGTCATCGAGACCGGGCGGCCGTCGGTTAACGGCCTCGTCAATATGGTGCTGATGCAGCTCGAGATGGCGGGCGTCGGCAAACCACCTGCAGCATAATCGTGACCATGAGCACCTCGATGATTTCCGTCAATGTCGATCTGGGCGAACGCGCCTATCCGATTCATATCGGCGCCGATCTGATCGGCAAGACCGAACTGTTCGCGCCGCATATCGCGGGCTCGTCGGTCACGATCGTCACCAACACGACGGTCGAGCCGCTGTACGGCGAGGCGCTGCGCCGTGCGCTGGCGCCGCTTGGCAAGAATGTGTCGACCGTCGTGCTGCCGGACGGCGAGGCGCACAAGAACTGGGAAACGCTAAATCAGATTTTCGACGCACTGCTGGGCGCGCGCGCCGATCGCAAGACGACGTTGATCGCACTCGGCGGCGGCGTGATCGGCGATATGACCGGTTTTGCCGCGGCGTGCTACATGCGCGGCGTGCCGTTTATCCAGGTGCCGACAACGCTGCTGTCGCAGGTCGATTCGTCGGTGGGCGGCAAGACCGGCATCAATCATCCGCTCGGCAAGAACATGATCGGCGCGTTCTATCAGCCGCAGGCGGTGATCGCCGATATCGGCGCGCTGCGCACGCTGCCGGCCCGCGAGCTTGCCGCCGGCATCGCCGAAGTGATCAAGACCGGCGCCATCGCCGATGCCGCGTTCTTCGACTGGATCGAAGCGAATGTCGACGCGCTCAATCGCTGCGAGCCGCAGGCGCTGGCGGAAGCGGTGAAGCGGTCGTGCGAGATCAAGGCGTCGGTGGTGGCGGCTGATGAACGCGAAGGCGGCTTGCGCGCGATTCTCAATTTTGGCCATACGTTCGGCCATGCGATCGAAGCGGGCCTCGGCTACGGTGAGTGGCTGCACGGAGAGGCAGTCGGCTGCGGCATGGTGATGGCGGCGGATCTGTCGGTGAGGCTCGGCCATCTCGACGCCGCGGCGCGTGAGCGCCTCGTTGCGCTCGTGAAGGCGGCGCACCTGCCAACGCGCGCGCCGGCGCTCGGCGCCGCGCGCTATGTGGACCTGATGCGCGTCGACAAGAAGGCGGAAGCGGGCGAGATCAAGTTCATCCTGCTCAAGCGGTTCGGCGAGACGCTGATCACGCGCGCACCCGACGATGCGGTGAACGCGACGCTCGCGGCAACCGTCTAAGCGCCGAACGCGCCGAACGCGCCGAACGCGCCGAACGCGCCGAACGCGCCGAACGCGCCGAACGCGCCGAACGCGCCGAACGCGCCGAACGCGGCTCAGCGGCTCAGCGCGGCGAGTGCGTGCAATGTGGCAAATGCATCGCATGCGCCGCGGCCACGAGTGCGGCAAATGTGCCGAACACGCGCGACGCCCTTGGTTCGCGCTTGTGGTTCGCGTTTTTGTTCCGCGCTTTTGCTCCGGAGAAGCAGGTGATCGAAAGACTCAGCGACAATCCGCTCGAAGCGTCCGGCGCGCCGCGTGCGACAGACGCGTCTCAGCTGTCCAACGCGCCTGGAGGGGCCAACACGTTTGGAACGTCCAACGCGCCCGCCACGCCGCCGCTTTCATCATCGCTGCCATCCGTCGCCGCACTCGAGGCCCATCTCGCGCCATACGCCGCGCATTCCGCGCAGTCTCTGGGCCGCCGCCATCCGGAAGCGCCGCCGAGCGCGCGCACCGAATTCCAGCGCGACCGCGACCGCATCGTCCACTCGACTGCATTCCGGCGTCTCGAATACAAGACACAGGTCTTCGTCAATCACGAAGGCGATCTGTTTCGCACGCGGCTCACGCACAGCCTCGAAGTCGCGCAGATCGCGCGCTCGGTCGCGCGTAACCTGCGCGTCAACGAAGATCTCGTCGAAGCGATTTCGCTCGCGCACGACCTCGGTCATACGCCATTCGGCCACGCGGGACAGGATGCGCTGAACGACTGCATGCGCGAGCATGGCGGCTTCGAGCACAATCTGCAGAGCCTCGCGGTTGTCGACGAACTCGAGGAACACTACGGCGCGTTCAACGGGCTCAATCTGTGTTTCGAAACTCGCGAAGGCATTCTCAAGCATTGTTCGCGCGAAAACGCACGCCGCCTCGGCGCGCTCGGTGAGCGTTTCCTGCACGGGCGTCAGCCGTCGATCGAGGCGCAGATCGCCAATCTCGCCGATGAAATCGCGTACAACAATCATGACGTCGACGATGGCCTGCGCTCCGGCCTCATCACGATTGACCAGCTGGCGGAAGTCGAACTATGGCGCATGCACTACGATGCAGCGCGCCGCGACTATCCGGAGATCGAAGGACGCCGCCTCATTCACGAGATCGTGCGGCGCATCATCAACACGCTGATCGTCGACCTGATTGATACGACGACACGCAATCTGCAGCGTCATGCGCCGCAATCGCTCGATGACGTGCGTGCCGCGCCGCCGCTTGTCGCGCATAGCGAAACGGTGTCTGCGCAGGCGACGGTGCTCAAGCGCTTCCTGTACAAGAACCTCTATCGGCACTATCGCGTGATGCGCATGGCGAACAAGGCGAGACGCGTCGTCACCGGCCTGTTCGAGGCATTTAGCGACGACGCGCGCCTTCTGCCGCCGAACTACCAGTCGGCGGACGCGGGCGTGCAGGCGCGGCTGATCGCGCATTACATCGCGGGCATGACGGACCGCTATGCGCTCAAGGAGTATCGACGGCTTTTCGTCGTCGAAGACAATTGACGAAACTAGCGCACCCGAATGACGCGCGCGGCGCGCCGCTACGTTGCGCGTGCATCCGCAGCGCGCCTCATCGCACGCGAGCCGAACCGCTAAAGCACGAGCGAGCGCGCTAAAACTTCGACGCACGCGCCCACGCACCCAAACCCCGCCTCAACGTCCGCGCGACATCAACGCGCCCGCCACGAGCGCGATCGCGCCGACCATCGCGATGGTTCGCCACGGGTTCTCATGCACGTATTCGTCCGCACCGTTTAACGCAACCTGCGCGCGCTCGCGCATCGCCGAGCGCGTATCGTTCAGGCGCTCGCGTGCATCGTCGAGGCGCTTGCGCACCTGGCTACGCAACGCGGCAGCGTCGGCATGCGTGCCGTCGCCGAGCGTGCCTTCGAGTTCCGAGATCAATGTGCGCAGTTCGCTCGCGATGTCTTCCGCAGCGTGACGGCTGTGGCGCGCGATGCGGCGCGCACGGCGCCCCGTCGTTGCCCAGGATTCGCCAATCGCATCTCGCGTATTCGGTAGTGCAGTCATGGTCGCTCCGTCGATGATGGTTTGATGAAAAGTCCCCTCTGCCTGACCGTCAGGAAGCGCAGTAAAAAGCGCAGGAGAAAGCGCAGGAAAGCGCGGGTACAAGCGGTAAAACCCTCAGGACGCAACTTCGGTGCCTGCCCTCCGAAACGATGACGAGCGCGGCGAAGCGTCGCGCGCCGCATGCGCCTCTACGTGTGCGAACGCATCGGAAACGCCCGCCGCACGGTCCATGCAGCAGAATTTTCAGCAGCCATTCCGTGCAAGCGTCAAATTTACAATGCTTGCAGTATTGCCATTGCACGAACCTGATCGCGACGTGCGATTGCGTAAAAACGAAAGCGCCGCTGCGCATCGCGCAACGGCGTTATCCAAGCCGGGAAAACTCGTCTAACCTAGGTTAAAACCGGTAGCCGACGCTTAGCAGCGTGACGATCGGATTCAGTCGAATCTTGGTTTGCGACTGCACGTTTAGCGTTCCGACCGGCGTTTGCGCAGCGGTATTCAGCTTCGCCGTGGTGCTGATCGGCAGATACGAAATCGAGAAGGCCGCGAACCAGTGTTGGGTGAACGCGTACGTGAAGCCCGCATTAAACACCGGCACCCAAGAACTATCCGTGGTCACCGTGGTCGGACCATGCAGTACACCCTGTAGGAATGCACCGTTCGTAATGGTCTCGTCGGTGAACCAGACACGGCTCACGCCGATGCCGAGAAACGGACGAAAATTCGACTGGGGTGCAAGGAAGTAGTACTTGAGCAGCAGCGCAGGGCTCCACTGTTTCGCTTCACCGAGTTTGCCGAATTGCCCGAACTGTCCCGTGCCATCGATATCGAAGGTCGGTGGCACGCCGATGTCGAACTGGGCAGCGATATGGTCGGTGATGAAGTACCCCGCGGTGAAGCCAACGGTATCGGCACTGCTGATTTTGGCGCCCGTGTTGGGTATCGTGATGTCGACGGGTGTGCCCCCTACGTTTGTCTCCTTCAACGGATCACTACTCGACTGAGGCGCAAGATGGAACCAGCCTGTCGTGACGTAAAAGCTTCCGGCCGTTTGAGCGTGAGCTGCGGTCGACATGCATGCGAATGCGCATGCAGCAGCGGCCCCCGAGATGGCCTGTTTTAGTTTCATATGTGCTCCTCCTGAAAGGCCCGCACATTATGAACATTACGTTTGAAACAAACCATACGCACCGGCTAGAGCGTTCACTCTGGGCTGCGCACGGTTTCTGGCTCAGGCCCGCCACGCGGAACGCCGCACCGGTGGCGCCTGTCGGACCTTCGGGTATGTACCAACGCGAATTTGGATAATCCAGCATGGCACGGCTTGCACGTCTTTATGTTCCTGACCAGCCGCAACACGTGATCCTGCGCGGACTCGACCAGCAGCCCGCGTTTGTCGACGACCAGGACTACGAACTCTTTATCGATTGCCTGAGGGCGGCCTCACGCGATCATCACCTCGCGGTTCATGCGTACGCGCTGATGCCCGGCGCGGTGCAACTGCTCGTCACACCCACCGACGAATCGAGTTTGCCGAAGGCGATGCAGGCGGTCGGCCGGCGCTACGTCGCGCACTTCAACCGGCGTTACTCGCGACGCGGCACACTGTGGGAAGGCCGCTATCGCGCGACGGTGATCGAGGGCGAGCGTTACTTTCTGCTCGCGAGCCGCGTCGTCGAAATGTCGCCGGTGCGCAGCCAGCTCGTCGCGGTAGCCGAAGACTACCGGTGGTCGAGCTACCGGCATCACATCGGCCTCACGCTCGATAGCCTGATCACCGACCATCCGTTGTACTGGTCGCTCGGCAATACGCCGTTCGAGCGACAGCGCGCGTATCGCGATCTATGCGAGCAGCCGCTCGATGAACGCGAGGCAAGCCAGTTGCAGCAGGCGACGCTCAAGGGCTGGGTGCTCGGCAGCGATTCCTATCGCGAATGGGCGGCGCGGGCCGCGAACCGGCGCGTGTCACCGCTGCCGCGCGGCCGGCCGCGCAAAGTGCGCGAGGCTGCAGATCCGCCAGTGAAATCGCAATAAGTGCAACGGCGGCTGAAACGGTCAGCCGTCGGCAAGGCCGCAAACACCAAAAGAAAAGGCGTTCACCGTCAAGGGTTTGCAGCGAAAACGGCATCGTCGCATGCCGTTTTCTTTTGTTTGAATTTGATATGGCACTAATAAAAAATATACGCGATGCACCATTGTGATAAATGGGGTTCAATCACACGGTTTTGTTTGCTATTTCATTGATTCGTCGCGTATATTCCGAATTCCGGCGAGCCGGGGCGCGTAGCGCATACGAATGTCCCGAGAGCTCGTGCGGCAGCAGCGGCGCTCCCCACACCCGCTGCGGCAACGACGCAACACGCAACAACACAAACGGCAACACACGATTTAACGGCCGCCCGGCCCCTGACAGACGGTGTCCCCCATGAACGACCAACAGCAACCGATCCGCGCAGGCGCGCACGCCTCGGTTCCCGCGGCGCAAGGTCTGTACGACCCGCAAAACGAACACGACGCATGCGGCGTCGGTTTCGTCGCGCATATCAAGGGCAAGAAAAGCCACGAGATCATCGAGCAGGGCTTGAAGATTCTCGAAAATCTCGATCACCGGGGCGCGGTCGGCGCCGATCCGCTGATGGGCGATGGCGCGGGCATCCTGATCCAGATTCCGGACGGCTACTACCGCGAAGAGATGGCGAAGCAGGGCGTGACGCTGCCGCCCGCCGGCGAATACGGCGTCGGCATGATCTTCCTGCCGAAGGAACACGCGTCGCGCCTCGCCTGCGAACAGGAGCTCGAGCGAACGGTGAAGGCCGAAGGCCAGGTCG from Paraburkholderia edwinii includes the following:
- a CDS encoding type IV pilus secretin PilQ, which encodes MKAGYRVKSLLVLAAMASSASYASLPPLPEPMPLDDATADATARYGVPPLPGLASEQMHNPFNDAESAGSGELAEANSSGTASAVAYDDEPAPRKTASNTESSSRAELPRTEDQQTALEGPPVPLAPLTRLTPASTRSTADGLPPDRPISLNFRQAELGAVLNAFAQFTGLNIIASGKARATVTLHLDKVPWRTAFDTLLDVNGLAMERRGNVIWVAPLAELAARERQRFEAHARGADLEPLASRTFELHYAHAEEVRKMLTGSGNQRVLSKRGAVIADPRTNLLFITDLQARLDEIAQLVEAIDQPTRQVMIEARIVEGELGFSRNLGVKLSMAATSEDGSAIGVTGGKEGAIHDLSARPISGFDAATAGLTLFAARATRLLNVELSALEAEGRGQIVSSPRVVTADRMKAIVEQGTELPYQAKVGQGVSGVQFRRASLKLEVEPQITPDGRVVLDLDVAKDSVGEQTASGPAINTKHVQTRVQVEDGGTVSIGGIYETDDRDDVTRVPVLGKIPLLGALFRHRAHRDARSELVVFITPTVVQMN
- a CDS encoding shikimate kinase; translation: MQARDAHANVFFVGLMGAGKTTVGRAVARRLDRPFFDSDHEIEERTGARIPVIFELEGEAGFREREAQAIEELTSREGIVLATGGGAILRPENREALRNRGLVVYLRANPHDLWLRTRRDKNRPLLQTEDPKAKLEALFEVRDPLYRECAHFVIETGRPSVNGLVNMVLMQLEMAGVGKPPAA
- the aroB gene encoding 3-dehydroquinate synthase, translated to MISVNVDLGERAYPIHIGADLIGKTELFAPHIAGSSVTIVTNTTVEPLYGEALRRALAPLGKNVSTVVLPDGEAHKNWETLNQIFDALLGARADRKTTLIALGGGVIGDMTGFAAACYMRGVPFIQVPTTLLSQVDSSVGGKTGINHPLGKNMIGAFYQPQAVIADIGALRTLPARELAAGIAEVIKTGAIADAAFFDWIEANVDALNRCEPQALAEAVKRSCEIKASVVAADEREGGLRAILNFGHTFGHAIEAGLGYGEWLHGEAVGCGMVMAADLSVRLGHLDAAARERLVALVKAAHLPTRAPALGAARYVDLMRVDKKAEAGEIKFILLKRFGETLITRAPDDAVNATLAATV
- a CDS encoding DUF883 family protein, which encodes MTALPNTRDAIGESWATTGRRARRIARHSRHAAEDIASELRTLISELEGTLGDGTHADAAALRSQVRKRLDDARERLNDTRSAMRERAQVALNGADEYVHENPWRTIAMVGAIALVAGALMSRGR
- a CDS encoding OmpW/AlkL family protein, producing the protein MKLKQAISGAAAACAFACMSTAAHAQTAGSFYVTTGWFHLAPQSSSDPLKETNVGGTPVDITIPNTGAKISSADTVGFTAGYFITDHIAAQFDIGVPPTFDIDGTGQFGQFGKLGEAKQWSPALLLKYYFLAPQSNFRPFLGIGVSRVWFTDETITNGAFLQGVLHGPTTVTTDSSWVPVFNAGFTYAFTQHWFAAFSISYLPISTTAKLNTAAQTPVGTLNVQSQTKIRLNPIVTLLSVGYRF
- a CDS encoding transposase; the encoded protein is MARLARLYVPDQPQHVILRGLDQQPAFVDDQDYELFIDCLRAASRDHHLAVHAYALMPGAVQLLVTPTDESSLPKAMQAVGRRYVAHFNRRYSRRGTLWEGRYRATVIEGERYFLLASRVVEMSPVRSQLVAVAEDYRWSSYRHHIGLTLDSLITDHPLYWSLGNTPFERQRAYRDLCEQPLDEREASQLQQATLKGWVLGSDSYREWAARAANRRVSPLPRGRPRKVREAADPPVKSQ